Proteins from a single region of Cystobacter fuscus DSM 2262:
- the guaA gene encoding glutamine-hydrolyzing GMP synthase: MDIHAEKILILDFGSQYTQLIARRVRELGVYCEIHRPDLSAEEIRRFAPRGIILSGGPASVEAEGSPRCDAFVFEAGVPVLGICYGLQLLSKLLGGRVDRSAHREYGAAEVEVLTSRGPLAAFGVGERVKVWMSHGDRVDALPPDFESIGRSGNSPFAAAAHRTRPIYGLQFHPEVVHTPAGKEMLRAFLFTDCKVSGSWTMKGFIEEAQEAIRRQVGEHGRVICGLSGGVDSSVAALLLHRAIGARLQCIFVDNGLLRQDERAQVEALFVDRFHVPLKTVDARERFLGKLAGVTDPEKKRKTIGREFIAVFEEAAQEVRGAEFLAQGTLYPDVIESVSYKGPSVTIKSHHNVGGLPEKMNLKLVEPLRELFKDEVRVLGRELGLPDEMVSRQPFPGPGLAIRVLGEITEERLALVRRADAIVQQEIRDAGLYRELWQAFAVLLPVQSVGVMGDERTYESTCVLRAVTSVDGMTADWARLPYPVLERISTRITNEVRGINRVVYDVSSKPPATIEWE; encoded by the coding sequence GTGGACATCCACGCAGAGAAGATTCTCATCCTCGACTTCGGCAGTCAGTACACGCAGCTCATCGCGCGCCGGGTGAGAGAACTCGGTGTGTACTGTGAGATTCACCGGCCGGACCTGTCGGCCGAGGAGATCCGTCGTTTCGCTCCGCGCGGCATCATCCTGTCGGGAGGCCCGGCCTCGGTGGAGGCGGAGGGCTCGCCGCGGTGTGACGCCTTCGTCTTCGAGGCCGGGGTGCCGGTGCTCGGTATCTGCTACGGGCTCCAATTGTTGTCCAAGCTGTTGGGCGGCAGGGTGGATCGCTCGGCGCACCGCGAATACGGGGCGGCGGAGGTGGAGGTGCTCACGTCGCGCGGGCCCCTGGCGGCGTTCGGCGTGGGCGAGCGGGTGAAGGTGTGGATGAGCCACGGCGATCGGGTGGACGCGTTGCCTCCGGACTTCGAGTCCATTGGCCGCAGCGGCAACTCGCCCTTCGCGGCGGCGGCGCACCGCACCCGTCCCATCTACGGGCTGCAGTTCCACCCCGAGGTGGTGCACACCCCGGCGGGCAAGGAGATGCTGCGCGCCTTCCTGTTCACCGACTGCAAGGTGAGCGGGAGCTGGACGATGAAGGGCTTCATCGAAGAGGCGCAGGAGGCCATCCGCCGCCAGGTGGGCGAGCACGGCCGGGTCATCTGTGGACTGTCGGGCGGCGTGGACAGCTCGGTGGCGGCGCTGCTGTTGCACCGGGCCATCGGCGCGCGGCTGCAGTGCATCTTCGTGGACAACGGGCTGCTCAGGCAGGACGAGCGCGCGCAGGTGGAGGCGCTCTTCGTGGACCGCTTCCACGTGCCGCTCAAGACGGTGGACGCGCGCGAGCGCTTCCTCGGCAAGCTCGCGGGCGTCACGGATCCCGAGAAGAAGCGCAAGACGATCGGTCGCGAGTTCATCGCGGTGTTCGAGGAGGCGGCGCAGGAGGTGCGGGGCGCGGAGTTCCTCGCGCAGGGCACGCTGTACCCGGACGTGATCGAGTCCGTGTCGTACAAGGGGCCCTCCGTCACCATCAAGAGTCACCACAACGTGGGAGGCCTGCCGGAGAAGATGAACCTCAAGCTGGTGGAGCCCTTGCGCGAGCTGTTCAAGGACGAGGTGCGCGTGCTGGGCCGCGAGCTGGGGCTGCCGGACGAGATGGTGTCCCGGCAGCCGTTCCCGGGGCCGGGTCTGGCCATCCGGGTGCTGGGGGAAATCACCGAGGAGCGCCTGGCGCTGGTGCGCCGCGCGGACGCCATCGTCCAGCAGGAGATCCGGGACGCGGGGCTGTACCGGGAGCTGTGGCAGGCGTTCGCGGTGCTGCTGCCGGTGCAGAGCGTGGGCGTCATGGGCGACGAGCGCACCTACGAGTCCACGTGCGTGCTGCGCGCGGTGACGAGCGTGGACGGCATGACGGCGGACTGGGCGCGGCTGCCATACCCGGTGCTCGAGCGCATCTCCACGCGCATCACCAACGAGGTGCGTGGCATCAACCGCGTCGTCTACGACGTCTCGTCCAAGCCGCCCGCGACGATCGAGTGGGAGTAG
- a CDS encoding gamma carbonic anhydrase family protein, which translates to MALRRFREQSPRIHPSCFIEESAQVIGDVELGKDSSVWFNSVLRGDVNGIRIGQRTNIQDLTMIHVTGQTETVIGDDVTVGHRVILHGCRVGHRVLVGMGAIVMDDVEIGEDCIIGAGTLLTPGTKIPPGSLVVGSPGKVKRPLTPEERTFLLESARHYVETAGEHRASR; encoded by the coding sequence ATGGCCCTGCGCCGCTTTCGTGAGCAGTCCCCGCGCATCCACCCGAGCTGCTTCATCGAGGAGTCGGCGCAGGTCATCGGCGACGTGGAGCTGGGGAAGGACAGCTCGGTGTGGTTCAACTCGGTGCTGCGCGGGGACGTGAACGGCATCCGCATTGGCCAGCGCACCAACATCCAGGATCTCACGATGATCCACGTCACCGGCCAGACCGAGACGGTCATCGGGGACGACGTGACGGTGGGGCACCGGGTGATCCTGCATGGCTGCCGGGTGGGCCACCGCGTGCTGGTGGGCATGGGCGCCATCGTCATGGACGACGTGGAGATCGGCGAGGACTGCATCATCGGCGCGGGGACACTGCTGACGCCCGGGACGAAGATTCCCCCGGGCTCGCTCGTGGTGGGCTCGCCCGGCAAGGTCAAGCGGCCGCTCACCCCCGAGGAGCGCACCTTCCTGCTCGAGTCCGCCCGGCACTACGTGGAGACCGCCGGCGAGCACCGCGCCAGCCGCTAA
- a CDS encoding S46 family peptidase: MKRLLLTASLLGVAPALADEGMWTYNNFPSATVKAKYGFEPSQDWLDTVRLSSARFGYGCSASFVSADGLVMTNHHCARGCIQQLSTAKKDLIANGFYAKTPAEELQCPALEINQLQEITDVTEQLNTATRGLTGKAYADSLKAEMAKLEKACTTNDAVRCDVVTLYQGGRYNLYKYQRFQDARLVFAPEHAIAFFGGDPDNFEFPRYDLDVAFVRVYGKDGKPARPSHYFKWSEHGAKEGELTFISGHPGKTSRGLTISQLEFLRDVSLPRHLFRLSELRGLVTEYQNRGAEQKRTSNNLLFGVENSLKANKGKLEQLADKNFFAQKLAAEQELRSKVNADPKMKAKYGMAWDEIARAQQTHRNILKEYEAQEGGPSSQLFSLARTLVRAAEELPKPDAERLRGFNDASLPTLKLQTMSKAPIYPELEVAQLTFSLTKMREDLGPDHPFVKKVLGKESPRTLATRVVQGSKLADLKVREQLFSGGKAAIAASKDPMIQLALLVDPDARAIRTRYETEVEAVIRKNSELVAQARFDIYGTKLYPDATGTLRLSFGAVKGYPEDGKQVAPFTFMSGTFEHATGEEPFALPKSWLAAQKQLSPNTPMNFVTTNDIIGGNSGSPVINQNAEIVGLVFDGNIQSLGGDYGYDETANRAVSIHSDALIEALQKVYKADRIVQELRPGTASTGKGGSGPQ, encoded by the coding sequence ATGAAGCGCCTGCTTCTCACCGCCTCTTTGCTTGGCGTCGCTCCCGCGCTCGCCGACGAGGGCATGTGGACGTACAACAATTTCCCCTCTGCCACGGTCAAGGCGAAGTACGGCTTCGAGCCCTCCCAGGACTGGCTCGACACCGTACGGTTGTCCTCGGCCCGCTTTGGCTACGGGTGCTCGGCGAGCTTCGTCTCCGCGGATGGCTTGGTGATGACGAACCATCACTGTGCTCGTGGCTGCATCCAGCAGCTGTCCACCGCCAAGAAGGATCTCATCGCCAACGGCTTCTACGCCAAGACGCCCGCCGAGGAGCTCCAATGTCCGGCCCTGGAGATCAACCAGCTCCAGGAAATCACCGACGTCACCGAGCAGCTCAACACCGCCACCCGGGGCCTCACCGGCAAGGCCTACGCCGACAGCCTCAAGGCCGAGATGGCCAAGCTGGAGAAGGCCTGCACCACGAATGATGCGGTCCGCTGCGATGTCGTGACCCTGTACCAGGGCGGCCGTTACAACCTCTACAAGTACCAGCGCTTCCAGGACGCGCGGCTCGTGTTCGCGCCCGAGCACGCGATCGCCTTCTTCGGCGGCGATCCGGACAACTTCGAGTTCCCCCGGTACGACCTGGACGTGGCGTTCGTGCGCGTCTATGGCAAGGACGGCAAGCCCGCCCGGCCCAGCCACTACTTCAAGTGGTCCGAGCACGGCGCCAAGGAAGGCGAACTCACCTTCATCTCGGGCCACCCGGGCAAGACCTCGCGCGGCCTCACCATCTCCCAGCTCGAGTTCCTCCGGGACGTGTCGCTGCCCCGACATCTCTTCCGGCTCTCGGAGCTTCGCGGACTCGTCACCGAGTACCAGAACCGCGGCGCCGAGCAGAAGCGCACCTCCAACAATCTCCTCTTCGGCGTGGAGAACAGCCTCAAGGCCAACAAGGGCAAGCTCGAGCAGCTCGCCGACAAGAACTTCTTCGCCCAGAAGCTCGCCGCCGAGCAGGAGCTGCGCTCGAAGGTCAACGCGGATCCGAAGATGAAGGCCAAGTACGGCATGGCCTGGGACGAGATCGCCCGCGCCCAGCAGACCCACCGCAACATCCTCAAGGAGTACGAGGCCCAGGAAGGCGGCCCGAGTTCGCAGTTGTTCAGCCTGGCGCGCACCCTGGTGCGGGCCGCCGAGGAGCTGCCCAAGCCGGATGCCGAGCGGCTGCGGGGCTTCAATGACGCGAGCCTGCCCACCCTCAAGCTCCAGACGATGAGCAAGGCGCCCATCTATCCGGAGTTGGAGGTGGCCCAGCTGACGTTCTCGCTCACCAAGATGCGTGAGGACCTCGGTCCGGATCACCCCTTCGTGAAGAAGGTGCTCGGCAAGGAGTCTCCGCGCACCCTGGCCACCCGGGTCGTCCAGGGCTCGAAGCTGGCGGACCTCAAGGTGCGCGAGCAGCTGTTCTCCGGAGGCAAGGCGGCCATCGCGGCCTCGAAGGATCCGATGATCCAACTGGCGCTCCTGGTGGACCCCGATGCCCGCGCCATCCGTACCCGGTATGAGACCGAGGTCGAGGCCGTCATCCGCAAGAACAGCGAGCTGGTGGCCCAGGCCCGCTTCGACATCTACGGCACCAAGCTCTACCCGGACGCCACGGGCACCCTGCGCCTGTCCTTCGGCGCCGTGAAGGGCTACCCGGAGGACGGCAAGCAGGTGGCGCCCTTCACCTTCATGAGCGGCACCTTCGAGCACGCCACCGGTGAGGAGCCGTTCGCCCTGCCCAAGAGCTGGCTCGCCGCGCAGAAGCAGCTGTCGCCCAACACCCCGATGAACTTCGTCACCACCAACGACATCATCGGCGGCAACTCGGGCTCGCCCGTCATCAACCAGAACGCGGAGATCGTCGGCCTCGTCTTCGACGGCAACATCCAGTCGCTCGGCGGGGACTACGGCTACGACGAGACCGCCAACCGCGCCGTCTCCATCCACAGCGACGCCCTCATCGAGGCGCTCCAGAAGGTCTACAAGGCGGATCGCATCGTCCAGGAGCTGCGCCCCGGCACCGCGTCCACCGGCAAGGGTGGCTCGGGTCCGCAGTAG
- a CDS encoding serine/threonine protein kinase codes for MSIDRPESSTPPKLLFSVDGTRYELVRKLGRHPSGELLLARRRHAMGPAGCVVLKRLSRPVSEKQKQRLMQEVQLAYRLEHPGIAKVYQWMLHGGRPYVVMEYVEGHSLETVLSVAAMRQRPMSEAFVCHVASEIADALHYAHTRTDERGRFLGIVHRDIQPENIRVGISGEVKLVDFGVAYSLLPGRDATTASVLRGDIAYASPERMRMEQVDHRSDLFSLGLVMLELLTGKHLFDLEDVEQAARGAGPATAVVHVRDELRCEEPSWVPVAEMAARIERFGPADVERATQGLSEPLRAVVHRTLQREPSARYASGLELRDALRALLVVKGRPYGRPEAAREVLVAVKEAELLRESADVLEADVFPEPSRRTTTEH; via the coding sequence ATGTCCATCGACAGGCCCGAGTCCTCGACCCCTCCCAAACTTCTCTTTTCCGTGGATGGAACCCGGTACGAACTCGTTCGGAAACTGGGTCGCCACCCTTCGGGGGAGCTGCTGTTGGCCCGGCGCCGCCATGCGATGGGACCGGCCGGATGCGTCGTTCTCAAGCGGCTGTCGCGGCCGGTCAGTGAGAAGCAGAAGCAGCGCCTGATGCAGGAGGTCCAACTGGCGTACCGGCTCGAGCATCCCGGCATCGCCAAGGTGTACCAGTGGATGCTGCATGGGGGGCGGCCCTACGTGGTGATGGAGTACGTGGAGGGGCATTCCCTCGAAACCGTGCTGAGCGTCGCGGCCATGCGGCAGCGGCCCATGTCCGAGGCCTTCGTCTGCCACGTGGCCTCGGAGATCGCGGATGCACTGCATTATGCGCATACCCGGACGGATGAGCGGGGACGGTTCCTGGGGATCGTCCACCGGGACATCCAGCCGGAGAACATCCGGGTGGGCATCAGTGGAGAGGTGAAGCTGGTGGATTTCGGAGTCGCGTACTCGCTGTTGCCAGGACGGGATGCCACCACGGCCTCGGTCCTGCGTGGGGACATCGCCTACGCGTCCCCCGAGCGCATGCGCATGGAGCAGGTGGACCACCGCTCGGATTTGTTCTCGTTGGGCCTGGTCATGCTGGAGCTGCTCACGGGCAAGCACCTGTTCGACCTGGAGGACGTGGAGCAGGCGGCACGCGGGGCGGGCCCTGCGACGGCGGTCGTCCACGTGCGGGACGAGCTTCGCTGTGAGGAACCAAGTTGGGTGCCGGTGGCGGAGATGGCCGCGCGCATCGAGCGGTTTGGCCCCGCGGATGTGGAGCGGGCCACCCAAGGGCTCTCCGAGCCCCTGCGGGCCGTGGTGCACCGGACCCTCCAGCGCGAGCCGTCCGCCCGTTATGCGTCGGGACTGGAACTGCGTGACGCGCTCCGGGCCTTGCTCGTGGTGAAGGGGCGGCCCTATGGACGGCCGGAAGCGGCGCGCGAGGTGCTGGTGGCCGTGAAGGAGGCGGAGTTGCTGCGCGAGTCCGCGGATGTCCTCGAAGCGGATGTCTTCCCGGAGCCCTCGCGCCGGACGACGACCGAACACTGA
- a CDS encoding Crp/Fnr family transcriptional regulator translates to MEVAAALRACPLFKDFSDVGIQIFAAIGVSRAFPKGSALFQEGRAGESLFIVHEGSVRLSARSPAGGEVALAEVGEGEPLGELALIQKGERLCTATALTDVLAVEIRHADFQKLTTQKPQACVKLLMGVILHFSQKVRDNQGAMKSLVGKP, encoded by the coding sequence ATGGAGGTCGCAGCCGCACTCAGGGCGTGCCCGCTCTTCAAGGACTTTTCCGACGTCGGCATCCAGATTTTCGCCGCCATCGGGGTCTCCCGGGCCTTTCCCAAGGGCTCGGCCCTGTTTCAGGAAGGGCGTGCCGGAGAATCGCTCTTCATCGTCCACGAGGGCTCGGTGCGCTTGAGCGCCAGGAGCCCCGCGGGCGGAGAGGTGGCGCTCGCCGAGGTGGGAGAGGGCGAGCCCCTGGGCGAGCTCGCCCTCATCCAGAAGGGAGAGCGGCTGTGCACCGCCACCGCCCTCACCGATGTGCTCGCCGTGGAGATCCGCCACGCGGACTTCCAGAAGCTCACCACCCAGAAGCCCCAGGCCTGTGTGAAGCTCCTGATGGGCGTCATCCTCCACTTCAGCCAGAAGGTCCGCGACAACCAGGGCGCCATGAAGTCGCTCGTGGGCAAACCGTGA
- a CDS encoding DedA family protein: MQEFLTNLLGSTHGVLAYLTVFGILVACGLGVPLPEDISLILGGFLAHKGAASLAGMMLIGFGGILVGDSLIFLAGRRLGSKVGRSPTGFLARVVTPDKRARVEGLFALHGQKIVMIARFLPGVRAVTYFTAGSAGMSYARFIFWDGLAALLSAPFFVWLGFHFGDKLDYAIERMKEGQLVVVGGLVVVGLGAFLWRKRLGALRAEALKAAVKPASLSAHLLTGMASEAPSASASVFEKSSGTEGLRIRD; this comes from the coding sequence GTGCAAGAATTCCTCACCAACTTGCTGGGCAGTACCCACGGCGTCCTCGCCTACCTCACCGTGTTCGGCATCCTGGTGGCGTGTGGCCTGGGAGTGCCTCTGCCCGAGGACATTTCGCTCATCCTGGGTGGCTTCCTCGCCCACAAGGGCGCGGCGAGCCTGGCCGGCATGATGTTGATTGGCTTCGGCGGCATCCTGGTGGGCGACAGCCTCATCTTCCTGGCGGGCCGCCGATTGGGCTCGAAGGTGGGCCGCTCGCCCACGGGCTTCCTGGCCCGCGTCGTCACGCCCGACAAGCGCGCCCGGGTGGAGGGGCTCTTCGCCCTGCACGGGCAGAAGATCGTGATGATCGCCCGCTTCCTGCCCGGCGTGCGCGCGGTGACGTACTTCACCGCCGGCTCGGCGGGCATGTCCTATGCCCGCTTCATCTTCTGGGATGGGCTCGCGGCGCTCCTGTCCGCGCCCTTCTTCGTGTGGCTGGGCTTCCACTTCGGCGACAAGCTCGACTACGCCATCGAGCGGATGAAGGAAGGGCAGCTCGTGGTGGTGGGTGGCCTCGTGGTGGTGGGCCTGGGGGCGTTCCTGTGGCGCAAGCGGCTGGGCGCCCTGCGCGCCGAGGCGCTCAAGGCCGCGGTGAAGCCCGCGTCGCTGTCGGCCCACCTGCTGACGGGCATGGCCTCCGAGGCTCCCTCGGCCAGCGCCTCCGTTTTCGAGAAGTCCTCGGGCACCGAGGGCCTGCGCATCCGCGATTGA
- the miaB gene encoding tRNA (N6-isopentenyl adenosine(37)-C2)-methylthiotransferase MiaB, whose translation MKRYFIHTFGCQMNVNDSMRMGEVLSSLDYRPTPVAEEADLIILNTCSIREKAEDKMLSALGRYRTVKLARGTLLGVGGCVAQQEKEKLLKKVPYLDFVFGPDSIAKLPDIIGRVKGERERVVETAWVDSEEYVFPRADPETSRGKVTEFVTVMKGCDNVCSFCVVPHTRGREVSRPFPDVLTEVASLAQVGVREVTLIGQNVNSYQGGVSFAQLLLRCAEVPGIERVRFTTSHPHDLSDELIEAFRSQPKICPHFHLPVQSGSNPVLKRMRRDYTVAEYLERLGKLRAARPGIAMTTDIIVGFPGETEEDFALTLALTEQVRYDNQFSFIYSPRPKTGAALRENDWGPVPHEVKIERLERLQKLQRRISGEITQALVGQEVEVLVEGPSRYNPLKRFGRTAENRTVNFDGDAPAGAFVKVKVESATPNQLTGKQLEVLSPPTVMPPAELPQPAETCVVA comes from the coding sequence ATGAAGCGCTACTTCATCCACACCTTCGGCTGCCAGATGAACGTCAACGACTCGATGCGGATGGGCGAGGTGCTGAGCTCGCTCGACTACCGCCCGACGCCGGTGGCGGAGGAGGCGGACCTCATCATCCTCAACACCTGCTCCATCCGCGAGAAGGCCGAGGACAAGATGCTCTCCGCGCTGGGCCGCTACCGCACGGTGAAGCTCGCGCGCGGCACGCTCCTGGGCGTGGGCGGGTGCGTGGCGCAGCAGGAGAAGGAGAAGCTGCTCAAGAAGGTGCCCTACCTGGACTTCGTCTTCGGCCCGGACTCCATCGCCAAGCTGCCGGACATCATCGGCCGGGTGAAGGGCGAGCGCGAGCGCGTGGTGGAGACGGCCTGGGTGGACTCCGAGGAGTACGTCTTCCCGCGCGCGGACCCCGAGACGAGCCGGGGCAAGGTGACGGAGTTCGTCACGGTGATGAAGGGCTGCGACAACGTGTGCTCCTTCTGCGTGGTGCCGCACACGCGCGGCCGCGAGGTGAGCCGGCCCTTCCCGGACGTGCTCACCGAGGTGGCGAGCCTGGCCCAGGTGGGCGTGCGCGAGGTGACGCTCATCGGGCAGAACGTGAACTCATACCAGGGTGGGGTGAGCTTCGCGCAGCTGCTCCTGCGCTGCGCGGAGGTGCCGGGCATCGAGCGCGTGCGCTTCACCACGAGCCACCCGCATGACCTGTCCGACGAGCTGATCGAGGCGTTCCGCAGCCAGCCGAAGATCTGCCCGCACTTCCACCTGCCGGTGCAGAGCGGCTCCAATCCGGTGCTCAAGCGGATGCGGCGCGACTACACGGTGGCGGAGTACCTCGAGCGGCTGGGCAAGCTGCGCGCGGCGCGTCCGGGCATCGCGATGACCACGGACATCATCGTGGGCTTCCCCGGCGAGACGGAGGAGGACTTCGCCCTCACGCTCGCGCTCACCGAGCAGGTGCGCTACGACAACCAGTTCTCCTTCATCTACAGCCCCCGGCCGAAGACGGGCGCGGCGCTGCGCGAGAACGACTGGGGTCCGGTGCCGCACGAGGTGAAGATCGAGCGGCTGGAGCGGCTGCAGAAGCTCCAGCGGCGCATCAGCGGGGAGATCACCCAGGCGCTGGTGGGCCAGGAGGTGGAGGTGCTGGTGGAGGGCCCCTCGCGCTACAACCCGCTCAAGCGCTTTGGCCGCACGGCGGAGAACCGCACGGTGAACTTCGACGGGGACGCCCCGGCGGGTGCCTTCGTGAAGGTGAAGGTGGAGAGCGCCACGCCCAACCAGCTCACCGGCAAGCAGCTCGAGGTGCTCAGCCCGCCCACGGTGATGCCTCCCGCCGAGCTGCCCCAGCCCGCCGAGACCTGCGTCGTCGCCTGA
- a CDS encoding outer membrane protein assembly factor BamB family protein, giving the protein MGGLGAVGLLGACQTVPVHGNPVTSAPVQPPRHYFSVDWWKPLVEPTLLEYAPREQARPAYDEQNERVIALTRDGYVRSLGAGGREAWSYRVGTLFYAGATVDDGTVYVPGTDGGLHALDARTGQLKWRYAAEEALATAPVIAGDLVLVASQSDTLFAVKRATGELAWLYRRDPPAGFTIHRTSAPAVRGQTAWVGFSDGSLVSLDLADGGVRWDKLLAQAGTRQFMDVDTSPVLDASGRVYAASYTGGLYALDAETGDVVWTTVAQGITSLMIHGDVVIATGDDRLDAYLADNGKLIWSRALEERAGQETVLVKGMLLVPAQRALLFVDPRTGRSRIAWNPGKGISAPPRVVGSKAYVLSNNGYLYALRLDGRSG; this is encoded by the coding sequence GTGGGTGGGCTCGGGGCGGTGGGCCTGTTGGGGGCCTGCCAGACGGTGCCGGTGCACGGCAACCCGGTGACCTCCGCCCCGGTGCAGCCGCCCCGTCACTACTTCTCGGTGGACTGGTGGAAGCCGCTGGTCGAGCCCACGCTGCTCGAGTATGCCCCGCGGGAGCAGGCCCGGCCCGCCTATGACGAGCAGAACGAGCGGGTGATCGCGCTCACCCGGGACGGGTATGTGCGCAGCCTCGGAGCCGGGGGCCGGGAGGCGTGGAGCTACCGGGTGGGCACGCTCTTCTACGCGGGCGCCACGGTGGACGACGGCACGGTGTACGTGCCGGGCACGGACGGCGGACTGCACGCCCTGGATGCGCGCACGGGTCAGTTGAAGTGGAGGTACGCGGCGGAGGAGGCGCTGGCGACGGCCCCGGTGATCGCCGGCGACCTGGTGCTGGTGGCCTCGCAGAGCGACACGCTGTTCGCGGTGAAGCGCGCCACGGGAGAGCTCGCGTGGCTGTACCGGAGGGATCCTCCGGCGGGCTTCACCATCCACCGGACGTCCGCGCCGGCCGTGCGGGGTCAGACGGCCTGGGTGGGCTTCTCCGACGGCTCGCTCGTGTCGTTGGACCTGGCCGATGGTGGCGTGCGCTGGGACAAGTTGCTCGCGCAGGCGGGCACCCGGCAGTTCATGGACGTGGACACCTCGCCCGTACTGGATGCCTCGGGCCGGGTCTACGCCGCGTCGTACACCGGAGGCCTGTACGCCCTCGATGCCGAGACGGGCGACGTGGTGTGGACCACGGTGGCGCAGGGCATCACCTCGCTGATGATCCACGGGGACGTGGTGATCGCCACCGGGGATGACCGCCTGGATGCGTACCTGGCGGACAATGGGAAGCTCATCTGGTCGCGCGCCCTGGAGGAAAGGGCCGGACAGGAGACGGTGTTGGTCAAGGGCATGCTCCTGGTGCCCGCCCAGCGCGCGCTGCTCTTCGTGGATCCTCGCACGGGCCGCTCGCGCATCGCGTGGAACCCGGGCAAGGGGATCTCGGCCCCGCCGCGGGTGGTGGGGAGCAAGGCGTACGTGCTGTCCAACAACGGCTACCTGTACGCCCTGCGTCTGGATGGGAGGAGTGGTTGA
- a CDS encoding (deoxy)nucleoside triphosphate pyrophosphohydrolase, with product MTSGAVKKAVRVVAALIYRPGDDSRFLVQQRLPGGSRGLLWEFPGGKVEPGESEPEALVRECREELDVTLHVGRQLWAGRHEYPDLTVDLTLYAARLESGEPKTLGAQALAFLTPEQMRTLPFCEADLPPLEELVAGRLGPLR from the coding sequence TTGACGTCGGGGGCGGTGAAGAAGGCGGTCCGGGTGGTGGCCGCCCTCATCTACCGGCCCGGGGATGACTCCCGGTTCCTCGTCCAGCAGCGCCTGCCGGGGGGAAGCCGTGGACTGCTCTGGGAGTTTCCAGGCGGCAAGGTGGAGCCCGGGGAGTCCGAGCCCGAAGCGCTCGTGCGCGAGTGCCGGGAGGAGCTGGATGTGACGCTCCACGTGGGAAGGCAGCTATGGGCGGGCAGACACGAGTACCCGGATCTGACGGTGGACCTGACGCTGTACGCGGCCCGGCTGGAGTCGGGGGAGCCGAAGACCCTGGGAGCCCAGGCGCTGGCGTTCCTGACGCCGGAGCAGATGCGGACGCTGCCGTTCTGCGAGGCGGATCTCCCGCCCCTGGAGGAGCTGGTGGCGGGCAGGCTGGGTCCGCTGCGCTGA
- a CDS encoding ribonuclease H-like domain-containing protein, whose amino-acid sequence MVRRTFQLIPGVGPWKEKDLWARGIHTWEDFPESGVVLGQKVDGLARQRLAMAREALERGDLAALAAMIPPREHWRLYPEFARDALYFDIETNGNQEQEPTVVALFDADGLRVFILGRNMDELPEAMAQRRLWVTFNGSCFDVPVLRQYFGKRFPTPEAHIDLRFVCRRLGMGGGLKELEDKLGLGRPPHMKGVNGWDAVLLWRAYLARGDLEALRFLVEYNLYDSFQLRALMDTAYNRALDDLNMDTVARLPVFERGEVLYDVSRLILELGPTQRDLKVLERVRAQDRDLRQD is encoded by the coding sequence ATGGTGCGGCGCACCTTCCAGCTCATTCCCGGCGTGGGTCCCTGGAAGGAGAAGGATCTCTGGGCCCGCGGCATCCACACCTGGGAGGACTTCCCGGAGAGTGGCGTGGTGCTCGGACAGAAGGTGGATGGACTGGCCCGCCAGCGTCTGGCCATGGCCCGTGAGGCCCTGGAGCGCGGGGATCTGGCGGCGCTGGCGGCCATGATTCCCCCGCGCGAGCACTGGCGGCTGTACCCCGAGTTCGCTCGCGACGCGCTGTACTTCGACATCGAGACGAATGGAAACCAGGAGCAGGAGCCCACGGTGGTGGCCCTGTTCGACGCGGATGGCCTGCGCGTCTTCATCCTCGGACGCAACATGGACGAGCTGCCCGAGGCCATGGCGCAGCGGCGCTTGTGGGTGACGTTCAACGGCTCGTGCTTCGACGTGCCCGTGCTGCGGCAGTACTTCGGCAAGCGCTTTCCCACGCCCGAGGCGCACATCGATCTGCGTTTCGTGTGCCGCCGGCTGGGCATGGGGGGCGGGCTGAAGGAGCTCGAGGACAAGCTGGGCCTGGGGCGGCCTCCCCACATGAAGGGCGTGAACGGGTGGGACGCGGTGCTGCTGTGGCGCGCCTATCTCGCCCGGGGCGACCTGGAAGCCCTGCGCTTCCTGGTGGAGTACAACCTTTATGACTCCTTCCAACTGCGCGCGCTGATGGACACGGCCTACAACCGCGCCCTGGACGATCTGAACATGGACACCGTCGCGCGGCTGCCCGTGTTCGAGCGGGGCGAGGTCCTCTACGACGTGAGTCGGCTCATCCTGGAGCTCGGGCCCACGCAACGCGACCTGAAGGTGCTCGAGCGGGTGCGCGCCCAGGATCGGGATCTGCGCCAGGACTGA